The genomic region CGATCGCGCGCTGCGTGTGTTCGTCCTCGCCGACCGCGTGGCGCGCCTGCTCGGCCTGCAGTGCCTGCTGCTCCTGTTCGTTTTGTTCGATCTGCCGATCGATGTCGTCGACCCGCGCCTGCTGCGTCGCGACCTGTTGCTCGAGCGCCGGGATACCGTCTGCCTTCCGCGCGTCTTCGTCGAGCCCGCGCAGGCGTTCGAACTCGGTGTCCGCGAGCCCCTGTTGGTGCTGTGCATGCTCGCGCAGCCTTACCGGGATCTCGTTGAGCCGATCGAAGTTCGCGCGTGCATCGGCATACCCGATCAGCCGGGCGACCTTGCCGTCAAGCCAGCGCGCCAGTCCGCTGGCCGTGTACGCCGGCAGACCGTATTGACGCCGCCAGAGGTACATGAACAAGGGGTCGTCATGGTAGGCCTGGCCCTTGCTCGAGCGCTCCTCCTCGCTGCGGGTGGCCTTGTCGTTCGCGTGCGCCGCCATGCGGCCGGCCTCCTCGGCACGCTCTCGCTGGGCACGATAGTCCGGTTGCGCGTCGAGACGTACCTGGATCGCCGCTTCGGCCTCGTCGACCCGGGCGACTGCCTGATCGACCAGCGCCGCCTGCTGGGCACGTTGTGCTTCCAGGGCGCGGTGCCGCTGAACCGCGTCTTCCACCTTGCGGCGCAACGCCTCCAACGCCGCGTTGCGCTGCTGCAGCAGTGCCGTTGCCTGTCGTTCCGCGTGATCGAGATGCTCGAGCATTGCATCGCGTGCGAGTTGGTCCAGCCTGACCCGGGCCAACCCCCGATAGTCTTCTGTCTGGGCGTCGTTCAACGCCAGCATGCGCTCGCCGTTTGCAGCCATCTCGGATTGCAGGCGATCGGCCTGCTGATGTGCCTCGGTCAATGCCTGATCGATCGAACCGAGTGCCTGGCGTCCGGAGATCATCGTCGCACCCTCACCAACGCGTGATTGCGCCGCCACTGGTCGGCATTTCGTACTGCGGCTGAAGGTAACCAGTCGGCTTGTAACCGAAGCGATCGTTCTCGATGATCCCATCGTCCTGCTTGTCACGCCGAATCGCGTCGAAGGTCGCATCGTCGACCCGTACGCCCCAGGTATCGACCGTCTCGGTGTTCCCGGTCTCTTCGTTTTTCACCGGCACGCTCACCGGCCGCCCGGTCGAATCGAGTGCCTGGACGATCAGGTAATAGTTGCGCGCCTGCCGATTGATATCCGGCACACGCCAGACGCCCGACGGTTCGCCCGGACGGTTGACGATCCGCAGCACATACTCCTGTCGAAGCACGTCAGCGAGCTGATCGAGTTGCGTCAGCGCCTGTTTGGCGATTGTCGGATCGTCCGCGGCAAGCGCGGCGCTGCCGGTCTGGTAGATGCGCTGCGCCGCCTGGCGTGCATCGTCGGTCCGCGCAAGCGCCGCGACCTCTGTATGCCGCTCGGTGAGTTGGCCCGGCAATGCCGCGCGTGGCGCGACGAATGCGAAATGATTGATCCCGGCGGCCAGCGACAGCGCAGCGACCGCTCCGCCCAGCCATTTCCCCCAGCGGCCACGCTTCACGTAGACCAATGCCAGGCGACGCGCCCACCCGCCTTCGATCGGTTTGTAGGTGAATCGATCCTCGCGCAATGCGGCGACGCCCTGCTCGATCACATGGTCCGGGACATCGATACCCTGCTGCGCATAGATACGCTTGAGGCGGGCCTTCAGATCCTCTTCACGCCCCAGCTCGTCGAGTTCCCGCGACACCAGCCGCTCGCGCCGGCGCAGCGTGTCGACCACGTCCATCGCCAGCATGATGTCATCCAGCGGCGGACGCTCCGCGGACCCGCCAGGCGGTACCGCGGCTTGCGCTGCGTTCATGCACGCGTCTCGAGCGTCAGACCCTTGCCCTCTTCCGCGAGGCGCGCCAGGCGACGCTTTCCATCCTCGACGGCATCACGGATCTCGCCGGCATTCTGCGTCGCGAGCTTGCGCATTTCATCGATGATCTCGTGTGACCGCTCCTGCCACGTCACTACGGATTCGACGAGCTTTTTCACCGACTCGGCCCGGACCGTCGGCCCATACCCCGCTTTGACGGCTGCTTCCTGTACCTTGCCGCCAACATCGGCCAGATCTTCCAGCGATCGGCTGACGCCATCCTTCATCGCCTCGATCGTCTGGGTTCCCTCATGCAAGCCGAACATGCCGGTGAACGAGGCACTGAGTGCGGTCAACACGACCTCGTTGGTACCAAAGAACGTGGTGGCCTGGGCGTAGACCCGCTCCTTGGCCGTAGTGGTCTGCAACAGCCTGGCCATGACCACCTCGGAGGTGTTGTAGCTCACGGTCAGGTTGTCGGAGAGATCCTTCGCGATCTGGTAGCGCTTGTCGGCCTGCTGCAGCGCACGCACCCGTTCGTCGCGCGCCAGCTCCAGCTTGGCACGTTCGGCGGCGTCGTCTCCGGTGAATCCCTCGATGGTCTGCATTGCCTGACCGACCGCGGCCTTGGCCTCCTGGAGCGCCGCCTCCGCCTTGCTCAGCACCTCGAGCGCCAGCACCTCGGACTCCTTCAACGCGCCGCGGAAGTCCTGGTAGGCCTCCAGGATCTTGTTCTCGCGCTGGATCTGGTCGTTGGTCGCCGCGGTGACGTCGAGATACACGTCCTTGATCTTGTCGAAGCGGCTCGCGATATCGCCGCGCGTGACCTTCATCCAGACATTGCTGATGCGTTCGAAGGTGTCCAGGCGGCCATCTTCAATCTGCTCTACCATTTTCTTAGCATCATCCCTTATGCTATTGAATGAATTGGTTATTTCCTCATATCTCTGACCGATCTCCATGGCCTGCACCTGCTCGCGTACGACGTCGTTGAAAAGCGATGCCTTGTCCAAGGTACGCGCGATCGCCGCCACCCGCTCCTCGTCCAGACCGGAGATCTGATTCAGCAGTGCTGTGATCGGTGCCTCCTGCCCGCCCTGCTCGGCCGGCAACAGGCCGAGGTCGTGCAGCGAATTCATCGCCTTGTCGAGATACCGCATCGGGCTCGTCATGGTCGTCATCCCGGCTCTCCTTCGTGGTGATTCGATCCGGCGGCGCAGCGCCCGGCGCCGCACGCCCCGTGTTGTTGTCGGCACAGTTATAACCGAAATCGGACCGGGAACAGCAGCCGGAGGACGCCGCCGATGTGCCGCAGTCCACACCTCTGCGCTGGCTATGCGCCGGTTTGCAGGAGCGTGGTGAAAGGCTCGACCTTGACGATATCGCCTTCGGACACGCCGTCACAGTCTTCCGGTAGCAGGATGAAGCAGTTTGCACGACTCATCGACGTCAGAATCCCCGAGCCCTGTGCCCCGGATGGGCCCGCAGTGAGGCGCCCCTGCTCGTCATAGGCGAGGATGCCGCGCACGAATTCGAACCGCCCCGCGCGCTTGCGCAATGCGGTTCGCGCGCGCGCCTCGACCACCAAAGGGGTTGGCCAATGGCCGCTGGCCAGACATCTGAGCGCCGGACGTACGAACTGCTGGAAGGTCAGCATCACCGCCACCGGGTTGCCCGGCAGACCGAAGAACAAGGCGTCGCCGAGATGACCAAAGGTCAGCGGCCGACCGGGTTTCATCGCGATGGTCCAGAACGCGACCTCACCCTGACCGGCGAGGATCTCTTTCGTATAGTCGGCCTCGCCGACCGAGACACCGCCCGAAGTCACCACCACGTCGGCCAGCTTCGCGGCCCGCTGAAATGCGCTGTGCAGTGCCTCGCGGTCGTCGCGCACCACGCCCAGGTCATGGATCTCGACACCGAGTTCGGTCAGCAGGGCATGAAGGCTGTATCGATTGCTGTCGTAGATCTCGCCCTCACCGAGGACCTCACCGATCGAACGCAGTTCGTCACCGGTGGAGAAGAAAGCGACACGCGGCCGTCGCCGCACGCTGAGCTCGGCAAAGCCGAGCGACGACAACACGCCGACATCCGCCGCGCTCAACAGGCGACCGGCCGAAAACAGGCAGGCACCGGCCGCGATGTCCTCCCCGGCCTGACGGACATTCTGCCCGGCACGGTGACGCGCATCGATGCGTACCCGACCGTCGTCGAGCACCTCGACCTGTTCCTGCATCACGACGCTGTCGGTACCCGGAGGCATCGGCGCACCGGTCATGATGCGCACGCATTCACCCTTCCGGCATCGGACCCCGGTGGTCTGCCCGGCCATGACGGTCGCCACGACCCGGTATTCGCGGACCCCCTCGTCCGGCAGGTCGCGGCTGTCGAATGCGTAGCCGTCCATCGCCGAGTTGGTGTGGCTCGGGACATCGATCGGCGAGACACAGTCCGCGCCGAGCACACGTCCGAGTGCGGCGCGGATCGGCACCTGTTCGACATCGCTGATCGGTACGAGCGCGGCGTGAATCGCCTCGCGGGCCTGTCGCACCGTTAGCGCCAGCGGGTCGCTGGCATCGGCGCACGAGGGCTGCGGACTCACCTTGACGGTCGACATACTTCTCCCACCACTAACAGGCCAGGTTGGAGCGAAGTCTCGCCTCCTCGCCGATGAATTTCAAAACGAATGCCGCGACTTCCGCCGGATCGTCGAGCGCCAGCAGCGGCAGGGGACCCGGATCCAGGGCGAGCCCCTGCCCGTCGGTCGCAATCGCGACGATATTGGGGTCTTTCGGAAACAACAACGGCTTGCCGAGTGCAGCGCGATGCAATTCGATCTTGGGAAATGCCTCGGCCTTGAAGCCCTCGACCAGTATCAGATCGAGTCGCGAGGGATCCAGCATGTCGAGCAGTTCGCGCAGACCCGGCTCACCCCGAGTCTCATCGCATTCGCGGATCCAACCCACCCGGCAACGACCGGCGATCAGCATCTCGTCCGCCCCCGCCTCGCGCAAGCGGTAACTGTCCTTGCCGGGTTTATCCAACTGGAATGCATGATGCGCATGCTTGACCACCGCGATGCGCAGCCCCGTTGCCTTGAGGAGCGGCAACAGACCGAGCAGCAGCGTGGTCTTGCCGGTACCGCTGTATGCGGCGAAGCCCATCAGCGGAACCGGGAACTGAATCGTCGACAGCACGTCGCGCATCCTCAGACCTGTGAGCGCGTACCGCCGGCACTGGCATAGTCTTCCGGCGTGTTGATGTTGCTGAACTGCTCGGGGACGTCGCTGAAATCGGCAGTCACCCAGTTGTTGCGTGGATACCAGCGATCGATCTTGCGCTCCCCCTCGGCCAAGGCCTCGCGCAGGCCCGGCAATACTCGCCGGTGCAACAATGCATAGACCGGCTGTAGACGCTGGCCATCGTGAGCGACCGCGATATCGGCTCCGGCCGCTTCGAGCGCATCGGCCAGGCGCCGCACGAGATTGCCGACGACGACAGGACCGTCGCACGGCAATGTGAGCAGGTAATCCGTTCGCATATTTTCCAGGCCGGCAAGAAAACCCGCCAATGGCCCTTGAAATCCGTCGAGCGGATCGGCGACCACCGGGTAGCCGAACTGCGAATAGGCGTCCTGGTGGCGGTTGGCACTGATCAGCACCGCACCGACCTGCGGCACGACCGCATCCAGGACGTGACCGATCAGCAGACCCGTGCCGAACGGTAGCAGACCTTTGTCGCGCCCCCCCATCCGCCGGCTCTTGCCCCCGGCCAGCACCAGCGCGGTGATATCGCGCGATCCGATCAATTTGCTTCTCCTTACTGCGCAGCCGCGCGCTTGGCGCATCTTGCATAATCTGCAAGACCAGTGCCAGCAAACGGCGCCATCCAATGGTGCCGTGTCGCCGCTCCCGCACGGTCGCGGCAGACCGGTTTGACGTACGGTTGGCACCGGCCCGGGGCCGAGATTCCGGCCTGCGGGCGTCCTCCCCGTTTCCACCGCGGGAGCCTGGGCATCTGCGGGACAAAATGTACCAAAGTGCACTAGACTGGAAAGACAGTTTGGACCAGCTGCACGGCGGCATCGTGCCACTGTTCGGAAAATCGTTCTGCCATTTCCGTCGTTTTCCGTGACAGGCCAGCGCTGGGTCCAACACGATAATTATTAAACACAGACGACGAATATGGCTTGCCCGACAGAGACCCTACGCACCGCCATCTCCGAGGCGGCGGTGTCAACCAACCCGAAGAGCAACGGTACGCGGCTGAACTCGGTACTGGTCGTCGACGACGAACCGGGCATACTGAGCTTCCTGCAGAAAGGCCTCACGACGGAATTTGGCCTGGTCGAGGTCGCCGCCGACGCTGACGCCGCCGATGCACTCCTCGCGCGTTGCCACTTCGACCTGATCATCTCCGACATCCGCCTGCCGGGTCGTTCCGGAGTCGACTGGGTCACCCAACTGCGCGAGCAGGACCTGCTGACGCCGGTCATTTTCATGACTGCGCACGCCGACCTGCAGACCGCAATCACCGCGCTGCGTGCCGGGGCGTCGGACTTCATCCTCAAGCCGTTCCGCATGGAGCAGATGCAGACTGCGGTCAACCGCTGCATCGAGCGGCAGCGCCTGCAGAAAGAGAACTTCCTGCTGCGCCGCCAGGTGGCGCACATCCACGAAGGCAGCGGGATCATCGGTTCCTGTGATCTGATTCGAGGTGTTTGCGAAGTCATCAAACGCGTAGCGCCCATGCCGTCGACGGTCCTGATCCAGGGCGAATCGGGCACCGGCAAGGAACTCGCTGCACGTGCAATCCATCGTTTCAGCGGACGCAATGGCTCCTTTGTACCGATCAACTGCGGCGCGATGAACGCAGAGCTTCTCGAGAGCGAGTTGTTCGGTCATGCCAAGGGGGCATTCACCGGGGCGATAAAGGCCCGCGAAGGCCTGTTCTCTTATGCTGATGGCGGTACACTTTTTCTCGACGAGATCGGCGAGATGCCCCTGGCGATGCAGACCCGCCTGCTGCGCGTCATGGAGGACCGCGCGGTGCGCCCGGTCGGCGGCAACCGCGAGACACCTGTCGATGTGCGCATCATCGCGGCGACCAACCGCGATCTGAAGGCCGAAGTCGACAAGGGCAATTTCCGCGAAGACCTGTTCTATCGCCTAAACGTTCTGAGTATCCGGATGCCAGCGCTTCGCGAGCGCATCCAGGACCTGCGCGAACTCGTCGAACACTTCGCAAACAGCATCGCCACCGATCTGGGTGTGCAGGTGCCGACGATCGCCGACAGCGAGTTGCAACAGCTCGCGCGATACGATTGGCCCGGCAATATTCGCGAACTCAAGAACGTGATCGAGCGTTGCCTGCTGCTGAACCACCAGCTCGGACAGAACCTGCCCGGCTGCTCTCCGGCGGGCGCCGTCAGTGGCCACGCTGCCGATGATGAGGACGACCTCAGCCTTGAGGCGGTCGAGCGACGCCACATACTGCGCGTGCTCGAGATGCAGGGTGGCAACAAGTCGGCAGCAGCACGCATACTCGGCGTCTCCCGCAAAACGCTCGAGCGCAAGTGTCAAAGCTGGGGCGTCAACCCCTGATGGAGCGGATCGGCAGGAACGCCCCGACGACCGGATAACGGCATGCACCCCGTGCGATGGGTCGACCGCATGATTCGCAGCAGTGTGCGCCGCAAGCTGCTCGCGTTGACGCTGTTTCCGGTCGCGCTGGTGCTGCCGCTGGCGCTTGCCGGCCTCGCGCTGTGGGGCGCCTCGTTCACTTACGAACAGCTATACATCAAGGTCAACACCGACCTCGCGGTGGCCCACGACCTGTTCAAGCGCATCCAACAGGATCACCTGAATCAGCTTGCACGGCTCAGCGAATCCTATCGGTTTCGCGATGCGGTCGCCAACAGCGACCACGCCACCGTCGCGGGACTCATCGACCGTCTCAAGCGCGAATCGGCATTCAGTTTCCTGCGGGTGATGCCGGTCTCGGAGATCGAGTCGCTGGATGATCTCGAGCCGGGCGTCGGCATTCAGATCCTCGGCCCCGAGGCGCTGCGCCGGATCGATCCTGCGCTTGCCGATCAGGTACGTCTGCCACTCGTCCAGACACGCCGTGCGCGCCCCACCGATCGCACCCTCGAAGACCGCGGCATGCTGATCCGCGCCCGTCACCCGGTGGTGAACGCCGACGGCACGATCGACAAGGTGCTGGACGGTGGTGTGCTGCTGAACAACAACTTCACCTTCGTCGACGCGATTCGCGATCTGGTCTA from Chromatiaceae bacterium harbors:
- a CDS encoding cell surface protein; the encoded protein is MTTMTSPMRYLDKAMNSLHDLGLLPAEQGGQEAPITALLNQISGLDEERVAAIARTLDKASLFNDVVREQVQAMEIGQRYEEITNSFNSIRDDAKKMVEQIEDGRLDTFERISNVWMKVTRGDIASRFDKIKDVYLDVTAATNDQIQRENKILEAYQDFRGALKESEVLALEVLSKAEAALQEAKAAVGQAMQTIEGFTGDDAAERAKLELARDERVRALQQADKRYQIAKDLSDNLTVSYNTSEVVMARLLQTTTAKERVYAQATTFFGTNEVVLTALSASFTGMFGLHEGTQTIEAMKDGVSRSLEDLADVGGKVQEAAVKAGYGPTVRAESVKKLVESVVTWQERSHEIIDEMRKLATQNAGEIRDAVEDGKRRLARLAEEGKGLTLETRA
- a CDS encoding molybdopterin molybdenumtransferase MoeA; this translates as MSTVKVSPQPSCADASDPLALTVRQAREAIHAALVPISDVEQVPIRAALGRVLGADCVSPIDVPSHTNSAMDGYAFDSRDLPDEGVREYRVVATVMAGQTTGVRCRKGECVRIMTGAPMPPGTDSVVMQEQVEVLDDGRVRIDARHRAGQNVRQAGEDIAAGACLFSAGRLLSAADVGVLSSLGFAELSVRRRPRVAFFSTGDELRSIGEVLGEGEIYDSNRYSLHALLTELGVEIHDLGVVRDDREALHSAFQRAAKLADVVVTSGGVSVGEADYTKEILAGQGEVAFWTIAMKPGRPLTFGHLGDALFFGLPGNPVAVMLTFQQFVRPALRCLASGHWPTPLVVEARARTALRKRAGRFEFVRGILAYDEQGRLTAGPSGAQGSGILTSMSRANCFILLPEDCDGVSEGDIVKVEPFTTLLQTGA
- the mobB gene encoding molybdopterin-guanine dinucleotide biosynthesis protein B, yielding MRDVLSTIQFPVPLMGFAAYSGTGKTTLLLGLLPLLKATGLRIAVVKHAHHAFQLDKPGKDSYRLREAGADEMLIAGRCRVGWIRECDETRGEPGLRELLDMLDPSRLDLILVEGFKAEAFPKIELHRAALGKPLLFPKDPNIVAIATDGQGLALDPGPLPLLALDDPAEVAAFVLKFIGEEARLRSNLAC
- the mobA gene encoding molybdenum cofactor guanylyltransferase, whose protein sequence is MRQARGCAVRRSKLIGSRDITALVLAGGKSRRMGGRDKGLLPFGTGLLIGHVLDAVVPQVGAVLISANRHQDAYSQFGYPVVADPLDGFQGPLAGFLAGLENMRTDYLLTLPCDGPVVVGNLVRRLADALEAAGADIAVAHDGQRLQPVYALLHRRVLPGLREALAEGERKIDRWYPRNNWVTADFSDVPEQFSNINTPEDYASAGGTRSQV
- a CDS encoding sigma-54-dependent Fis family transcriptional regulator — encoded protein: MACPTETLRTAISEAAVSTNPKSNGTRLNSVLVVDDEPGILSFLQKGLTTEFGLVEVAADADAADALLARCHFDLIISDIRLPGRSGVDWVTQLREQDLLTPVIFMTAHADLQTAITALRAGASDFILKPFRMEQMQTAVNRCIERQRLQKENFLLRRQVAHIHEGSGIIGSCDLIRGVCEVIKRVAPMPSTVLIQGESGTGKELAARAIHRFSGRNGSFVPINCGAMNAELLESELFGHAKGAFTGAIKAREGLFSYADGGTLFLDEIGEMPLAMQTRLLRVMEDRAVRPVGGNRETPVDVRIIAATNRDLKAEVDKGNFREDLFYRLNVLSIRMPALRERIQDLRELVEHFANSIATDLGVQVPTIADSELQQLARYDWPGNIRELKNVIERCLLLNHQLGQNLPGCSPAGAVSGHAADDEDDLSLEAVERRHILRVLEMQGGNKSAAARILGVSRKTLERKCQSWGVNP